The Paenibacillus amylolyticus genome contains the following window.
ATACCCAGTTGGGGAGCCTGTTGACCGATGAGGGGTTCATACAAAAAAAAGGCGCTTCCGCGGGTTCCACCCCCGGCAGATCCGGGGGAAGTTGTGGCTCCAGCTCTTTCGCAGGTTCCAGCTCATAAAACTGGCTGAACGTTTCATCCGCAGCAATCCACGTATCTGCAATGCGACGCACGAGATAGGCAGGTTCAGATGTTTTCATGCAAAGGCCTCCTGTACATAGTTAGAGTCAAGTCTGTGTGGAATAGCTGTTATTCGACAACGTCGCTTCACCTTCTGAACTAATGTCCTTATCCGCAGAAGGCTCCATGTATTCCCGCCTCAGCATTCGCATGAAAGGCAGGAGAAACGACGACATGCCGACAACATTCATGCCCGCAATCACCGCATAGAAGTAAGTAACTTCATTGAAGGCCCGAGTCAGTCCCCAGCCAAGTGCGATAATAATCAGAAAATACACCGCATTCAGGAGTATGGCCTGGTATCCACGCCCGCTCTGTTCCATCGTCAGCAAGGTTGTCATCATGGGACCCATGCCAACATAAGAAAGAGCCACGATGGACAGATACCGCGCTGCTTCGGCTCGGGTTGCCGCGTCTTCGATCAGGAATGCGATTAGCGGATCTCGCCAGATCCAGACGGCAACGGCAATGATTACGTACAGAACAAAGGATTGCAGCAGACCTTGGCGATAACTTGCATAGGCCCTTGGCCGGTGTGGTGATTGCAAATTATGGTTGATGATAATGCCGATGGCCGAGCCAATGACGATACCCGGGAGGATCGCCATCGTCTGGATTCGATAACCCACGCCAAAACCGGCAACTGCCCCTTCACCAAAGTGACTGACAATTTTATTGAAAAAAAATGTACTCAGAAAAATCATGCAGTACGAGATAAACACAGGAATACCGACATGCCTGAGGGCTATCAGATGTTTTTGTGCAAAAGCAAAGCGTTCAAAGATCATCTCTCGACGAATGAACAGAATTAGCAGAGAGATGGTCAAGGACAGGACAGAAGTGATCAGGTTGGCATAGATGATGCCCTTCAGATCCAGACCGAAGACCGACACAAAGGTGTACACGAGAGCAATGTTCAGCATCGCCATCCCAACCGCATTCCACGACGCTGCCTGTGCACGGCCCAGCCCTCGTAACGCGGCACTGGTCACTGCCGCCAGGACAGCCGGGATGCTCACTGCCATCATGCCCCCTACATACAGCGTAAACATGGGCCCAATGTCGGCAGGCACACGATAAAACCATGAGAGCAGAGGGGTCAGTAGCATGACCATTCCCCGGTCAGAATGGCAAGCAGCAATGCACTGCCCATCATGTGCACGAATAGCTGGGTAAATGCACGAGAGCCCCCGGAACGACTGCGCGCTGCCGCGACCTGAACTGACAGCTGCATCGCTTCGATGATGGCAATCATGACGAATGAGACGGGAATATACAATGAGAGCACATATAATACACTTTGACTCGTATGACCTAGGAAAAATACATTGGCCAGTTGTGTAATCACGTTAACCAGAGAAGCGAGCAGCATCGGAACGGCCGTACGCAATAACAAACGATGGATCGAGCCGGCCGTATAATCGATCCCCTGCATGGGGTTCACCTCCACAATTCATGAAGTCTTGATTGCTTGATTCATTGCAAGCCTGCTGAGTATCGGCAGACGTATCACATGCACGCAACATGCAGATATCATCCGATCATCATCCCATGAGATCAGCATGACCCGATCATCTGGCCTGATGATCCCCGCTCTAGCTTATCTGCAAGCTGTATCCATACATCCCCGCTCTGATAGTCGGCTCGCGCTGCACTGCCATAGAGTCGTAATCCCAGTCTCGACTGAAGAATGATGTGCTCAGCTGCATAACCTTCCATCCATTCGCGGATCATGGCTCGTGCCTCGGATGCAAAAGCCGTGGCTTCATCCGATCTGATAATTCGTTTTCCGGCATAGTGTACCTGCAACGCTCCTTGACCGAGTCCTGCCTCAAGCGCTACAGCCATGTCACCCTGATCAACCTCAGGTTTGGACGGTCGACCATATCCAATCTGTCCATCGTCATGGAGAATCCGCTGCTCCACCAGCACAATTGCCGTCCGCTCGTTAGGAAGCATGCTCCAAAGAGCGACCTGAATGGCCTCGGTTCCTGCGAGCGCACCCATATGGGTAATCCCTATGGGATGATCAACTTGCCACGGTGCCGTTTCAAGCATTCGAGCAAGCGGAGCATTCAGTGCATGACGTTCCGGGCAGGTCTGAGCAAGGATTAACCAATCCCAGTGCGCATTAATACCCAAGCACTCCAGCACCATAAGCGCAAGATCACCAGCTGTTACCCTTCTCCCGTCCACCATAAGGGAGCGAGTCAGCGTTCCCACGCGACCATAATAGTGATCCTCCATGTATATGTGGGGCGATACGTAAACATAATCATCCGGTGTTGGCCAATCCAGCGTGTACAGATGATCCTCCGCAGTAAGCCAGCTAATCTGTTCCACATAGATGGGCGCGCCAATGTCACCCTGAAGTGAATCAGACATGCTGCATCTTCCCGTTGGCATACGCCTGAAAAACGTTAATCTTCTGAATGGACGTTGTGCCTTCCATGAACTCAAACGCCCTTGCATCGCGATACCATTTGTTCAATAGAGGATGCTCCAGCATGGAACCAGGCCCCATCATCTCCAGTGCCCATTCCGTCGCTTCCTCGGCAACGGACGCAGCCCGTATTTTACTAAGGGAAGCCAGATATCCCTTATTCGCATCATGGTCAATCTCTGCTGCTGCATTCCGAATCATGCTGCGCAGTGCATGCAGACGCATCTCCAGTCGCTCCAGTTCCGTCTTTTCGCGTTCTGTATAGATCATTCTGTGCTCCACAACATAATCATACGCAGCCTGTGCGACACCAAGCGCCAATGCCGCCACGCTAGGACGCATCCGGTGGAATGTACGCAGTGCCCCCCACAGCCCACGCTTGGTTGGGCTTAAATGACGACCCAGAATATCTTTCTCTTCCAGTTGGAGGGACTCGAATTGCAGGTGGCTGAGCTGCAAACCGCGAAGCCCCATCGTATCCAGCGGGGTTGCTGTGAAACCCGGCAGGGAAGGATCAACTATAGCGACCTGAATACCCAAAGGCGTACGATTGGTCTGGGCAAATACCAGTCCAATACTCGCCCGGTGTCCGTTCCCAATGTAAAATTTATGTCCGGTTAGCTCCATCCGCCCATCCGGATGCCGCGTAATCCGCGTGCTGATCTCGGTTGCATCCGAACCCTTCTCCGGCTCTGACAGAGCAAAAACAGCCCAAGCCGGCCCTTTCAGAAAGTGGCTGTAAAAGCGCTCCTTCTGCTCCTGATCGCCCAGGTCAATCATGACAATGCTGGACATGGAAGGACCAGGTCCTCCCAGAAAAACGCCCGCATCTCCTGCGGACAGCTGCTCAATCGTAATGACTCTTTCCAGCGAAGAGAGTCCATAATATCGATCCTGACCTATGGTAACAATCGGCTGACCGCCATACTCCGGGGGGATCATCATATGATTGATGGCTTGCAGGGCTGACGTGTGCAAAAACTCGGTCAGCCGGTCTGGCTCCCGGTCGATAATCTGACCGATCTGGCGAAGCTCCACAGCATACTGCTTCATCACTTGCTCGAAAATCGCAATCGTTGATGGCGTAATCATCAATATTCCTCCTTAGCGGGCAACAGCATATTTTTCACCAGTTGACCTGCATAGGTATACGCAGATATGCCATGTCTCAAAAAACCGAAACCGCCGCCAAGACGTTGAATTTGTCGGAAGGCCTCATCCAATTCCTGATGTATCCACGCATGGACCCGAACTGATGGAAGACCTGGATTGGCTAGAGGAAACGGTCCTCAGGCAACGTTTCCGCCATATAGAGCGTTGTCAGGATGTCCGCGACCATGCCTTTCACGAGCTGGTGCTGAAACGTGGATTGCCCGCCCGATATTCGAACTGACAAATGCCTGCGAACCTGCTCCAGGCCAGCCTTGCACAGATCTGCGCGGAACTCAAGCAGACGTGTTCTTAGCTCATTCGAGGTTACTCCCTCGCCTGATGTCTCAATCTTCTCCCCCTCGTTCGGCTCTACCTTGTATAACAGCAGCCCGGAGGGTTCCAGCATCCGATCCTGTACTGGATCAGCATTTAGCTGGTTCCAACGATACAGCCCGGCTGATTCCTCATGCCAAAGCAAAGGATCCCGTTCGATGAGATGAGCGGTTGCGAGCACGTAAGGCCCTGCTGCCAGAAGCACTGGCTTATCGCTCAGTAGCAAGGTTTTCTTCTCCAACATCTCCGAGATCGGAGCAACGGGGTTGCCTCCTGCCTTTGATCCGACGGGCTTCGCATCTGCGCCCTGGAATTCAATAACGTGCATTGCCATTCCTCCTGTTCATTCTTATTGGCATCTTGCATGCTCCAACAGTGCAAAACCAAAAAAACTGCCAAGCCCGATACTGACCATGATGGAGTGTCCCTTCCTGCATACCCAGTCCTGCTCCAACCCCGATCTCAGGTTGATAAACGGATCAGTGGAGAAGGTGTGTCCGATTCGCTGAATGTTATCCGTATATATCCGTTCAAGTCCAACCCGTGTACGTCGCGAGAATTCTTTCCAGGTGGTCCAGTTCACATTATGAGGCAAAATATGATCCACATCTTCGAAACTCAAACCTTGCGTTGACAGCAGCTCTTCCATCCCTTGAATGATATGGTCCACGTACAAACGGTTAAATGCCGAAATCTCATCGGCAGTTGCATGATAGCCGGTGTGAAACCGGGTATCTCGCAGCATATGCGTCGCCTGAATGACATGCTGACAGCTCTCTCTGCTCAATAGAACAGCTACCGCAGAATCACCCAGAATGGCCGATTTACGCAGATAACGCCATTCGGGAGGTAAAAAATTGAATTGATCTGCACAGATCAACAGCACATTCCGAATGTGGGGTTGTGTTTGCGAGATTCGTTCAAGCCATTGAAGAGCTGCTATCGACGATGCACAGTTCATTTGGGATATGCCATAGAACGGTACATGTTCCAGCCCGAAGCGCCGGAGGACACGCTGCACAAGCCTGTAATCGCCCGGCGTCTGCACCTGGAAGGAATGGACATAGAGAACAAGGTCGATCCCTGAAAAGGACGGTTTGGTCTGAAGCCGTTCCACAGCCTGCACGATCGTATCGTCAAGCATCTGCCCCGGTTCCATGACAGGCACCCCTTTCAGGCGGTGGTACTTGCGCAGAAACTGAAGCTCGCCTTTCCCAAGCTCCAGGGCAGCCAGTACCTCTTCCGGTGACTGAATCTGTTCAGGCAAATAGACGCCAATATCCACAATACCAAACCCCAATGATCTCCCTCCTTCTGCGATTAATGCTCCTTCATGTTCCATTCACAAGTCCGGATCAGCAAAGCGTGAATGAACGAATCCGTCTGCTCCAGATGCATAAGACATATGTACTCGCCCCCGTCCTTCTCCTCCAGCAGCTCCTGTAATGCGAAGAATGGCGCTGCACTCCAGCGCGATGGATCATAATAACGCTTCAGTCCACATTGGCTGTACCATGCAGCCTGATTGCACTGCTGCTCCAGATCAGGATGGATAAGCAGGTTAATCTGATTCAGGTGAACGGATGCCTGGGCACATAATCGATCCAGTACCAACTCCGCAGTATCGACTATGGAACTCTCGGCATGTCGCATCTCCACACCAAGCAGGGAGGGTCCAACGCCTGTCATTCGCTCAAGGTATATCGCTGCTGCCGTGTCCGGCCCAGCCTGTGAATGAAGTTCCCTCGTTTCATAGGGGAGGGCCGTCTGGTCCATGACCAGCAGCATGCCTTTCCTGTAACCTTCTCTGCCCAAATAGTGCTGAAGCATATGGAGCGCCGCAAAAGGAGCACCAAAACCCAGATCATTTACAGCAAAACTGATAAAACGAGCCTGATAACGATCCATCAAATAATTCACAATCGATATGTCCGGGCGGGTATTCGGAAAATTGTAGGCCAGCAGCAATACATCCACATCCTGCATGACCCGATCAAGTCCCGTTTCCTCCAGCAGTTCCACACTCATCTCGTGATAGGCATTGTTGTTACGACCCTGTAAAAGCTGAACGTCGTACTTGATCGGAGTACCTGCGAGCATGTCCTGATGAAATCTCAGCAGTTCCGGATGATCGAACGGTGGCTTCTTCTCCGAGAACAATCTGACTCCCATCTCCCGTATAGCAACAGGCGAAGCCATCAGGCTGCAATGAGCTGCTTCTCAATATAAGCAGCCAGGGAGCCTACCGTATCGAATACATCGGGCTCCAGATCATCCGGGTCAATCTCCAGACCTTCAATCCGGTCTTCCAGCGTCATCAGCAGTTCCAGAACCGAGGTCGAATCCAGATACAGCTCGTCAAACAAAGATGTGCTTAATTGAATATCCTGTCTGGCTTCCGTATTCAACACTTCAGCAAGGGCACCCTTGATCTCTTCAAGCAATACTGCAGTTGTCATGATTATCATCTCTCCTCATCAATTGGTTATTGCCGTATGGGATATTTGAATCAAGCGTTGCTTGGACAATAGATCCTGCGGAGTATCCCGCTCACGGATCAAATGAGCCTCCCCAGCGACAATCAGAACTTCCGCCGGACTTCCGTGACTCAAAAAGTGTGTGGGAGAAGCCGTTGGTCCGTAGGCTCCCGAATGAAAAACACCAATCAGATCGCCTTGTTCAACAGGTGGAAGCAGGACCCGCTTCCCAACAACATCGTTGGGCGTACATAAAGGACCCGTAATATTGTATTCGGCTACAGGGGACTCGCCATAACGCGTCAGAGAGGCAATCGGAAAGTTACGCTTCACGTAAGAACCGGTGCCCACCGCCGCCATATGGCAGTTCGTTCCACCATCGGTTACTACGAATTGCTCTCCATACGACTGCTTGACGTATAAGGCTCGACTGACCAGCATACCGCAGGTGCCTACCAGATATCGCCCAAGCTCCATAAACAGCCGGGTGTTGATATGGCTATTCCGAAACGATTCGAACATTGGATTCAACTCTTCTGTCAGTGTGGCGATGGATAGAAACTGCTCACCTTCATGGTAGGGCACACCCAGTCCCCACCTACATCCACCATACGCAGCGTGATATCCAGCTCGTTCTCAATTCGATCAGCCAGTTCCAGAATATGACGGGTATTCTGAACGATCGGTTCTACATCCAACATGCGGGTTCCCATGTACACGTGAAGTCCCATGATCTCCACATGGGAGAAGCTCTCGAACTGACCTTTCCCCTGGAGCACACTTTGTTCATCCATACCAAACTGACGTGGTTTGCCACCCATGGTCAACCTGGAGCCTTTAACAGAAAAAGACGGGTTCACTCGCAGCGCTACCGGCACGATTCGCCCCTCACTTGCAGCGATGCTCTCAATGCGCTCCAGCTCCTGGAACGATTCACATACGATCGCATATATGCCCAGACGTATGCATGCCGTTATCTCTTCATCACTTTTACCTGGTCCGAGAAAAATAATGTTTTCTGGCGCTACTCCGGCCTGCACAGCCGTATGCAATTCGGCCAGAGAACACACCTCTGCCTGTGCTCCCATCTCCCGCAGCATGTTAACGATCGAGATATTGGGATTCGCTTTCAATGAATAGAACAGCTCCACTTGAGGCGTAAGCAATCCCCTGAGCTCTTGATACACCTGTTGCAACACATTCCCGTCATATATATACAGCGGGGTCCCGAATCTCTCGGCGATGTCCGAAACAGGCATCTGCTGAATCTGATATTCCGTAGACAATCACATCACCTCGTTCATGGAAGATAGGACGGCTTCGATCGCTTCATCGATTACTCCCAGCCGTTCAGGAGAGGAAGCAATAATCACGCCATACAGACGTCCGGAGAACAAGGTCCCCTCACTTCTGAATGCGGCATTGACTGTGGCAAAATTATTGATCAGCAATCCTTCACCACGCTTCGGTTCAAACATCAGCTCACCCAGCCTGGAACGAAGTACCCAGTATTCCAGCAGATGATTGAGCTTAAGCGTATATTTTTTCGCCAATCCACATTTATTCTCGGGCAGCCATTGATGTTGAATGTTGGTCTGATAGGTAGACATATTAAACCGGGCATTAATCTCAAGGTTGGGCCAGATTGTACCGTCCTCGTCCAGAATGGCGTCCACGCCGGCAATGCCATAATATCCATCCCGATACAGGGCTGCTCCAATTCGCATGGCCGCTTCGTGAATGACCCCAAGCTGAACATCGTTGAGCCGTGAAGGCATGAGATGCCCCTGGTGCACACCTTGCTCCACCAGCGATTCCTTCACGCCAAGAAACTCTACTCCGCCGGATCGATCAATGAGAATCTGGTAATTCAGGTCACAGATTTTATCAATCCATTGTTCAAGCACGTAGTTAATCTGCCGAATTCCCTTCTTACTTGCCTGTTTCTCCAGCATGCTCATACATTTGTGAAACCTGGCTTCATCGGTGATGACGGTAATTCCCTTGCCCGATACACCCATGGAATCCTTGAGCACAAGCCGTCCACCCTGCTCTAGCACAGACTTTAGCTGATCGAAACCGGACACCAGTTCATCCAGAGACGTACACTCCACGCCAGGAATCTGGCGAATGCCCAGCTCTGCGTTGAGACGGCGGGAATAGCCCTTGTCATTCACCTTGCGGAAGATATCCGAGGATGGAACAGCCAGTGGAATTCCGGTCTGTCGAGAATTCCTCTTCCTGATTCGAGGTGCCGAAGGGAACCAGATAAGCATTCGTTCCAGCAGCTTGTGACAATTCCCGCAGCTTGTCCATCGTTCTTGGACAATTCAGAAGATTAGCGGTAATATTCATCGCCGGATCATTGTGCTCCACCGTTATGCATTGGGAGCGGCCAAAGCCAAGAGCCTGTGCATCTGCCAGAAATCCCTGATCCGGCGGAGCCTTGAGCAGGATGATATCGTTCTCTTCAGCGAGGAAAACACCCAATTCCTCCATCCGGTTAACAACATCCGCAGCCGAGCCTATGCTTAATGAGGGTAGCTTGAGAATATCCGTTTCGCTCCAATATTCCTCCACTTCAAAATTATTCAGATAGACAAATGTAACATCATACCGGCCCGTTAACGCCCACTTGAGCCTGCTCGAAAAATCCGTCAATACGGTGGTCACGGCCATCCCCTCCTGTTCCTGCATATTGCATTACTGCTACGCTGAATGTGACTCCAAGTCCGACGGTAACAAGCAGATAATACTCCTCTGGCTGCAACCGTTTCTGCTCCAGAATGGCTTGGAGATTAATAAAGGGATCCGAACAGAAACAATGTCCGATCTCCTGTATGTTGGACGTATATATGCGTTCAAGGGGATAGGATAAACGGATCGCCACCTTCTTCCACGAGGACAGATTCACATTATGCGGCACGATGTATCGGATATCCTGCAACGTCAGACCCGCCTGCTCCACGGCTGCAACTATGGCTTCACATAACCGAGGCGTGTATATTTCCTGAAACTCCCTAAGAATCTGCGGGGTTCCCGTTAATACATTACAGAATTGGCCCAGTGTGACACTCGTGAGTCCAACGACACGGCTTCCGTTACCCTGGTTGCCTACCAGCACGGCGGCTGATGCCTCTCCCATCACGGTAGTATTGGGGATCAATTGCACAACGGGACTAAATGTTTTTTCACCTGTCAAAATTAAAATATGATCATCCGCTTCCAATGAAGGCAGCAATGTCTCGGCAACATTCAGGGCAATTAAGCCTGATGCACAGTTCTGCTGCGTAAGCGAAAACGCGATGGTATGCTGCAATCCGTAAGCCTGTTTCAAGGCTTGCAAAACTTTCATAGGAAAGGGGAAATTTTCCTGAATTGTGTGGCAATAAATGATATACTTAATCGAGTTGGGAACGATCTCGGGAGTATTTACCACCTGGGTTAATACGCGCCCAAGCAACGAAGCCAGATCTCCATCCCTGTCCTGCCGAACCTGTTTCAACCCGTGAATTTTTTCCAGCACTTTTGTCTGGGCATGATTAAGTCCCAGCACCTCGTTCAGTTCCCTGATTGGCACAATGTGCTCCGGAATGTAAGACCATATTTGCTTGATATGCATCGGCTTCAGACACCTCGTTATCACTAACGTACGAATCTCACTGCAATTATAGGGAGATAAAGAGCTTCCGCAGAAGCTCCCATCTATGAATCTAGCGTAATACTTTAAGTAAGTAGGAAAAATCAGGCACGGGCCGCCGCTGCACGGGCTTCGACAGCACGAGCTTCAACTGCACGAGCCGCTACAGCACGGGCTTCAACTGCGCGAGCGGAAGCCGCGCGTGCACTGACTTCACGTGCCTCGCCCAGTTCACTCGTTTCCACATGTGCTGCTTCAATTTCTTTGCGTTTCAGTTGCTCCAGTGTAATGGGAGTCGCTTTAATGACCATTCATATCTCCTCCTTTCATCTTAGATACTCTGATTCTATAATCTCCCAAATTGGATTTAAACTGTAAATGGAGGTAAATGAACCTCTCACTCTCCTTACCTCTGCTTCTACACATGCGATGAACCCAACATACCAATCACATCTCCATTCCATTCAATCTATTCAAGGGACGGTGAACGATCATGCTCGGACCTAAAATCCGGCAAATCCAGGAGCAGCTTGGACTGTCTCAGAAGCAACTGGCAGGTGAGGATATGACGCGTTCTTACATCAGCCTTATTGAAAAAGGCAGGGCCGTTCCCTCGCAACGCATGTTAAAAATCATCGCCAGAAGACTTAATACACCCATGGAGTTTTTTCTGGGAGGAAGTGCATCGACAGATACGGATATTGGGGAAGCTGTACTGGAAAAGGCCAGATCCTATTATGCCGAGCAGAATGATACTGCCTGCATCCGCATTGCCCATAAAGCGCTGACACTGACGGAGGATATCTCGGACCAGTCGGAAGCCTACCTGCTTATTTTGCGAAGTTACAACAGACTGGGGGATTACCGACAAGCCCTGGATGAAGGGGAGAACGCAGCATTTACAGTCATTCGAACGGGTGACAGGGAGCGCATTGTTGAATATTATCTTGAAATGGGGAGAGCGGCTTTTCATGCAGAGCTTTTCATGCTGCCCGGAAGCATTATGAACAGGCGTATACGTACAGCAGCAGACTCAAACATCTACAGGAAGAACACATCCAGTCGCTGACCTTTCTGGGCACAACCCATTTGAGGCTGGGCAATGTGAATGAGGGGCTGAACTACTATCTCAAAGCGGAGAAGGAAGCCCAGATGGCGGGGCAACCGGAATTGTATGGCGATATTACGCTGGGTCTGGGCAAGGCATATTATATCTCCGAGCAGGACGGACACATGTCGTTAAGTTATGACTGGACCAAGAGATCCGTACAGGCCTATAAACAGGCGAGAAGCGAATCCTATGTTCTGGCACTTCACAACCTGGCCGTGATCCAGCTTCATATGGGGCAAAAAAAGAAGCCCTCCCCTTGCTGGATGAATGCGCACGAATTTACGACCAACGCAATCTTCCCCACAAGAAGGCTTCCATATTGGAGGAAATCAGTAAAATTTATTTGGAGCAGGGCGAGCCAGAACAGGCAGAGGCCATCATCAAAGAAGCCCTTCAACTCCTGGATCAGCAAGATGAAGGGATGCTTCGTGCCAAACTGTATCGCTTGCTTGGCATTGTATTTCATGAGAAAAACAATGCCAATGAGGGATATTATTTTCTAAGAATGAGTCACGATCTGCTTAAACGCATCTATGCAAACCGCGAGGCTGACATCAGCCAGCAACTTCTTCTGCTAAGCCTTCAGGATCGTAAAATGAACTATGAGGATTATAAATCTTTTATCAAATAAAAGCGGTGAACTTCTTCATCTAACAACTGAGTACGCAGAGATATGAACGGATGGATCCTAGGGTCTCTGAACAGGGACCCCCACTTCCGGGAATCCGCGGTGTAAGCGCACAGAATCAACCTCTCATCGACCAGGTACAGGGTCATTCAGATCCAGCAACGTTTCCGTAGATCCGGCATATTCTTGTCCCTGCTGACCACCAGACTTAGTCGATCCTGCATATGCCTCCGATACATGAAGCTGTCCTGTAATAAAAGGCAGGAGCATGATGGTAATCATGCAGAGTTCACTTGCCGTTATAACGAGTTTGCTTCCTTTACTCTCCATGCTCATCTCTCCTCAGGTTCATCATTGGGTAGCATCATCCACCATCAGTTCGTGGCAACCTAAGACGTATTCTACGGATAATTGCAATGACTTTAAATACGTTAATTACCATTTACCTCCATTTGCGCATGAAACTTACGTGTAAAAGGTCATGTGCACTTTGTCTTCGCGATAATAATCCAGTCGTTGTTTCATCGTACCTGTATGCAGTTCAAACAGATGACCGTCCGGATCGGTAAAATATACAGATAATGCATCCCGCGGATCTCTTGGCCTTCCGGGAAGAATGTCTGCACCAGCTTCTCGCAGCTGCTGCACAGACGCGTCGAACTCCTCTTCTGTAACGGTAAATGCAATATGGGTATAGGTTCGTTCCGTATAGTTGCGAATAACATCCTCCTGATTCAGAGCGATCCACAGACCGGCAAGTTCGAAATATGCCAGTTTGCGTCCTTTCACCTGAATCCGGGCACCGAGAGCCTGTTCATAAAAGGTAATGGCCCGCTCCAGATTGGACACGGAAAAGCACAAATGATTAATTCCCTGAATATTCATGTGGCTCCTGACACCTCCATCAATTTAAGGACCTATCCTTATTATGGTATATTCTGTACAAAAAACAACAGGCTGACTGGCTCCTCTCGCACCTTCTTCTGGGCGGATGCATAGGTTATCCGTATCAATGAACGTTCGAGGAGGATGTAAAGCGAATGAATCCTGTCTATCCTTTTTATGGAGAGAAAACAGTGTGCAAGGAGCAAAAGCTGGCATTTCCACCGCAGCATCAGGACCAGCAACCCGGTCTGGAAACCCTGATGGTGCCCGAACCGATTAGTGAAGATCCCGCTTATATCGGCAGCTGCAAACTCGAAGGCAAAGTAGCCATTATTACGGGTGGTGATAGCGGCATCGGCCGGGCAGCAGCCATCGCTTTTGCCAAGGAAGGTGCGGATATCGTCATCGCTTATCTATATGAACGGACAGATGCAGAAAGGACTCGTGAACGGATCGAAGAATTGGGACAACGCTGTCTCTTAATCGAGATTGATCTGCGCCTAAAGAAAAACTGTGAAGCCGTCATCCGCTCGACGATGGAGACCTATGGGAAGATCGACATTCTGGTCAACAACCATGGTGTG
Protein-coding sequences here:
- the fosB gene encoding metallothiol transferase FosB is translated as MNIQGINHLCFSVSNLERAITFYEQALGARIQVKGRKLAYFELAGLWIALNQEDVIRNYTERTYTHIAFTVTEEEFDASVQQLREAGADILPGRPRDPRDALSVYFTDPDGHLFELHTGTMKQRLDYYREDKVHMTFYT